The Oryzias melastigma strain HK-1 linkage group LG13, ASM292280v2, whole genome shotgun sequence genome window below encodes:
- the rtn2a gene encoding reticulon-2a isoform X4 yields MASKVVDLIYWKDMERSGMVLTGLVVGLLSLFQLSIITVVSTVSLAVMCFTISVRIYYQLLYVLSWGDGEHPFKSYLNLDISFSGEQADLYMQKVIVSTLSAVDGLKKLFFVGNLFDSLKFLFLLYLVTYLGDLCNGLTLLIISVIAVFSLPLFYKRHQEEVDRFVAKIQAQLDSIKDTLQRLAQGGGPPPDPTPGGAKPKPQAPKEESPEAGTEAQH; encoded by the exons ATGGCCAGTAAAG TGGTGGACCTGATCTACTGGAAGGACATGGAGCGAAGCGGCATGGTGCTCACGGGGTTGGTGGTGGGCTTGCTGTCCCTGTTCCAGCTCAGCATCATCACTGTGGTCTCCACTGTCTCCCTGGCTGTCATGTGCTTCACCATCTCTGTGCGCATCTACTACCAGCTCCTCTACGTCCTCAGCTGGGGAGATGGAGAGCACCCCTTCAA GTCATACCTGAACCTGGATATCAGTTTCAGTGGCGAGCAGGCTGACCTCTACATGCAGAAAGTCATCGTGTCGACTCTGTCTGCAGTCGACGGCCTGAAGAAGCTCTTTTTTGTTGGAAACCTTTTCGACTCCCTGAAG tttctgtttctgttgtaCCTGGTGACCTACCTGGGAGATCTGTGCAACGGCCTGACCCTGCTTATCATCA gtgTGATTGCTGTTTTCTCTCTGCCACTTTTCTACAAACGGCATCAG GAGGAGGTGGACAGGTTTGTTGCAAAAATCCAGGCCCAGTTAGACAGCATCAAGGACAC TTTGCAAAGACTCGCGCAGGGTGGTGGCCCCCCTCCGGATCCAACCCCCGGCGGCGCCAAACCTAAACCCCA AGCTCCGAAGGAAGAGTCTCCAGAAGCTGGAACGGAGGCGCAACACTAA
- the rhoub gene encoding ras homolog family member Ub, giving the protein MSPPLAMDYTGSMAPPVPPHKPKPARPGQGQERLLKCVLLGDGAVGKTSLVVSYTTNGYPTKYIPTAFDDFSAVVQVDGSPVRLQLCDTAGQDEFDKLRHFCYSRTDALLLCFSVVSPASFQNVWEKWVPEIRRRCPLTPMLLVGTQCDLRQDVKVLIELSRRRERPVAEEDARALAEKIGAVMYVECSALTQKNLKEVFDAAISVGLRHSDHRARRERKVRSTADKMKMLSKSWWKKYVCVQ; this is encoded by the exons ATGTCACCCCCACTCGCAATGGATTACACGGGGAGCATGGCGCCGCCGGTCCCGCCGCACAAACCCAAACCCGCCCGGCCGGGACAGGGCCAGGAGCGGCTGCTGAAGTGCGTCCTGCTGGGGGATGGAGCGGTGGGGAAAACCAGCTTGGTTGTGAGCTACACAACAAACGGATATCCAACCAAATACATCCCGACTGCCTTTGACGACTTTTCCG CTGTGGTTCAGGTGGACGGGAGCCCAGTGAGGCTACAGCTGTGTGACACTGCAGGACAG GACGAGTTCGACAAACTCCGCCACTTCTGCTACAGCCGCACCGACGccctgctgctctgcttcaGCGTGGTCAGCCCCGCCTCCTTTCAAAACGTTTGGGAGAAGTGGGTCCCCGAAATCCGCCGCCGCTGCCCGCTCACACCCATGCTCCTGGTAGGGACGCAGTGCGACCTTCGGCAGGACGTCAAGGTGCTCATCGAGCTCTCCAGGCGGCGGGAGAGGCCCGTGGCGGAGGAGGACGCCCGGGCGCTCGCGGAAAAAATCGGCGCCGTCATGTACGTGGAGTGCTCGGCGCTCACGCAAAAGAACCTGAAGGAGGTGTTTGACGCCGCCATCTCCGTGGGGCTACGGCACTCTGACCACAGAGCGCGGCGGGAGAGAAAGGTCCGCAGCACCGCCGATAAGATGAAGATGCTGTCCAAATCCTGGTGGAAGAAGTACGTGTGCGTCCAGTAG